One genomic window of Elaeis guineensis isolate ETL-2024a chromosome 2, EG11, whole genome shotgun sequence includes the following:
- the LOC105034989 gene encoding calcium-dependent protein kinase 17 isoform X1 codes for MGNTCVGPSSAGRHGFFQSVSAALWRARSPDGPEALPSPASTSTGTATDPAPDKPPEPVKIPDEDLKKPPPPAVVPPPSPTSEELPPQSSPPKKPTHIKRVSSVGLQVDSVLQRRTEKLKDLYSLGRKLGQGQFGTTYLCVEKTTGKEYACKSIAKRKLVTEEDVEDVRREIQIMHHLAGHPNVISIVGAYEDAVAVHLVMELCAGGELFDRIIQRGHYSEKAAAELARVIVSVVEACHSLGVMHRDLKPENFLFVNQKEESPLKTIDFGLSIFFKPGDTFTDVVGSPYYVAPEVLLKRYGPEADVWSAGVIIYILLSGVPPFWDESEQGIFEQVLKGDLDFSSDPWPSISESAKDLVKRMLVRDPKKRLTAHEVLCHPWVQVNGVAPDKPLDSAVLTRLKQFSAMNKLKKMALRVIAESMSEEEIAGLKEMFKMIDTDNSGQITYEELKAGLQRVGANLKESEILALMEAADIDNSGTIDYGEFLAATLHLNKIEREDKLFAAFSYFDKDGSGYITQDELQKACEEFGIGDVHLEEIIREIDQDNDGRIDYNEFVEMMHKGNAGFGKKGLQNNLSFGLREALKLG; via the exons ATGGGGAACACCTGCGTCGGCCCGAGCAGCGCTGGGCGTCACGGATTCTTCCAGTCCGTCTCTGCGGCTCTCTGGCGGGCCCGCTCGCCGGACGGCCCCGAGGCTCTCCCTTCTCCCGCCTCCACCTCCACCGGCACCGCCACCGATCCCGCCCCGGACAAGCCGCCGGAGCCCGTGAAGATCCCCGACGAGGACCTTAAGAAGCCGCCGCCGCCGGCGGTGGTTCCACCGCCGTCTCCCACGTCGGAGGAGCTCCCTCCCCAATCCTCGCCCCCCAAGAAGCCTACTCACATCAAGCGGGTCTCCAGCGTCGGCCTCCAGGTCGATTCTGTCCTCCAGCGCCGGACCGAGAAGCTCAAGGACCTCTACAGCCTCGGTCGGAAGCTTGGCCAGGGGCAGTTCGGCACCACCTACCTCTGCGTTGAGAAGACCACGGGAAAGGAGTACGCTTGCAAGTCCATCGCCAAGCGGAAGCTCGTGACCGAGGAGGATGTCGAGGACGTGAGGAGGGAGATTCAGATCATGCACCACCTCGCCGGCCACCCCAATGTGATCTCGATTGTTGGGGCCTATGAGGACGCTGTGGCCGTGCACCTCGTGATGGAGCTTTGTGCTGGGGGAGAGCTTTTTGATCGGATAATTCAGAGGGGGCACTATTCAGAGAAGGCAGCTGCTGAACTCGCGAGGGTGATCGTTAGTGTCGTGGAGGCATGCCATTCATTAGGGGTCATGCACCGGGATCTCAAGCCTGAGAACTTTCTTTTCGTCAATCAGAAAGAGGAGTCGCCGCTTAAGACCATTGACTTTGGGCTGTCCATATTCTTCAAGCCag GGGATACATTTACAGATGTTGTTGGTAGTCCATACTATGTTGCTCCAGAAGTTCTGCTGAAACGTTATGGTCCTGAGGCAGATGTTTGGAGTGCAGGAGTAATTATATATATCTTATTGAGTGGGGTCCCTCCATTTTGGGATG AATCAGAGCAAGGGATATTTGAACAAGTTTTAAAAGGTGATCTTGACTTTTCCTCAGACCCTTGGCCCAGTATCTCAGAGAGTGCAAAAGATTTGGTTAAGAGAATGCTTGTGAGAGatcccaaaaagagattgactGCTCATGAAGTTTTAT GCCACCCTTGGGTCCAGGTTAATGGTGTAGCTCCTGATAAGCCTCTTGATTCTGCTGTCCTAACTCGATTGAAGCAATTTTCTGCAATGAACAAGCTTAAGAAAATGGCCCTTAGG GTCATTGCTGAGAGCATGTCTGAAGAAGAAATTGCAGGCCTCAAAGAAATGTTCAAGATGATAGACACAGATAATAGTGGTCAAATCACATATGAGGAACTCAAGGCTGGTTTGCAAAGAGTTGGTGCAAACCTTAAGGAGTCTGAAATTTTAGCTCTTATGGAAGCG GCAGATATTGACAACAGTGGAACTATTGATTATGGGGAATTTCTAGCTGCAACCCTGCATCTAAACAAGATCGAGAGAGAGGATAAACTCTTTGCAGCTTTCTCATACTTTGACAAAGATGGGAGTGGTTACATTACTCAAGATGAGCTCCAAAAAGCCTGCGAAGAGTTCGGCATAGGAGATGTCCATCTTGAAGAGATTATTCGAGAAATAGATCAGGATAAT GATGGACGAATTGACTATAATGAGTTTGTGGAAATGATGCACAAAGGAAATGCTGGTTTTGGAAAGAAGGGCCTACAAAATAATTTAAGCTTTGGTCTCAGGGAGGCACTGAAGCTTGGCTAA
- the LOC105034989 gene encoding calcium-dependent protein kinase 1 isoform X2: MGNTCVGPSSAGRHGFFQSVSAALWRARSPDGPEALPSPASTSTGTATDPAPDKPPEPVKIPDEDLKKPPPPAVVPPPSPTSEELPPQSSPPKKPTHIKRVSSVGLQVDSVLQRRTEKLKDLYSLGRKLGQGQFGTTYLCVEKTTGKEYACKSIAKRKLVTEEDVEDVRREIQIMHHLAGHPNVISIVGAYEDAVAVHLVMELCAGGELFDRIIQRGHYSEKAAAELARVIVSVVEACHSLGVMHRDLKPENFLFVNQKEESPLKTIDFGLSIFFKPGDTFTDVVGSPYYVAPEVLLKRYGPEADVWSAGVIIYILLSGVPPFWDESEQGIFEQVLKGDLDFSSDPWPSISESAKDLVKRMLVRDPKKRLTAHEVLCHPWVQVNGVAPDKPLDSAVLTRLKQFSAMNKLKKMALRVIAESMSEEEIAGLKEMFKMIDTDNSGQITYEELKAGLQRVGANLKESEILALMEAEPDRAARTAPMPSGDETLV, encoded by the exons ATGGGGAACACCTGCGTCGGCCCGAGCAGCGCTGGGCGTCACGGATTCTTCCAGTCCGTCTCTGCGGCTCTCTGGCGGGCCCGCTCGCCGGACGGCCCCGAGGCTCTCCCTTCTCCCGCCTCCACCTCCACCGGCACCGCCACCGATCCCGCCCCGGACAAGCCGCCGGAGCCCGTGAAGATCCCCGACGAGGACCTTAAGAAGCCGCCGCCGCCGGCGGTGGTTCCACCGCCGTCTCCCACGTCGGAGGAGCTCCCTCCCCAATCCTCGCCCCCCAAGAAGCCTACTCACATCAAGCGGGTCTCCAGCGTCGGCCTCCAGGTCGATTCTGTCCTCCAGCGCCGGACCGAGAAGCTCAAGGACCTCTACAGCCTCGGTCGGAAGCTTGGCCAGGGGCAGTTCGGCACCACCTACCTCTGCGTTGAGAAGACCACGGGAAAGGAGTACGCTTGCAAGTCCATCGCCAAGCGGAAGCTCGTGACCGAGGAGGATGTCGAGGACGTGAGGAGGGAGATTCAGATCATGCACCACCTCGCCGGCCACCCCAATGTGATCTCGATTGTTGGGGCCTATGAGGACGCTGTGGCCGTGCACCTCGTGATGGAGCTTTGTGCTGGGGGAGAGCTTTTTGATCGGATAATTCAGAGGGGGCACTATTCAGAGAAGGCAGCTGCTGAACTCGCGAGGGTGATCGTTAGTGTCGTGGAGGCATGCCATTCATTAGGGGTCATGCACCGGGATCTCAAGCCTGAGAACTTTCTTTTCGTCAATCAGAAAGAGGAGTCGCCGCTTAAGACCATTGACTTTGGGCTGTCCATATTCTTCAAGCCag GGGATACATTTACAGATGTTGTTGGTAGTCCATACTATGTTGCTCCAGAAGTTCTGCTGAAACGTTATGGTCCTGAGGCAGATGTTTGGAGTGCAGGAGTAATTATATATATCTTATTGAGTGGGGTCCCTCCATTTTGGGATG AATCAGAGCAAGGGATATTTGAACAAGTTTTAAAAGGTGATCTTGACTTTTCCTCAGACCCTTGGCCCAGTATCTCAGAGAGTGCAAAAGATTTGGTTAAGAGAATGCTTGTGAGAGatcccaaaaagagattgactGCTCATGAAGTTTTAT GCCACCCTTGGGTCCAGGTTAATGGTGTAGCTCCTGATAAGCCTCTTGATTCTGCTGTCCTAACTCGATTGAAGCAATTTTCTGCAATGAACAAGCTTAAGAAAATGGCCCTTAGG GTCATTGCTGAGAGCATGTCTGAAGAAGAAATTGCAGGCCTCAAAGAAATGTTCAAGATGATAGACACAGATAATAGTGGTCAAATCACATATGAGGAACTCAAGGCTGGTTTGCAAAGAGTTGGTGCAAACCTTAAGGAGTCTGAAATTTTAGCTCTTATGGAAGCG GAACCGGATAGGGCAGCCAGGACGGCCCCCATGCCATCGGGGGATGAAACCTTGGTCTGA